In Candidatus Chlorohelix allophototropha, one DNA window encodes the following:
- a CDS encoding Nramp family divalent metal transporter → MTINENVSLIEPNVSVARSAVLDEAHLGDIKGALGTIRVNDTTPRRSLKQKILTMLAIMGPGLIAMVGDNDAGGVATYSQAGQNYGTSLLWVIVLLIPVLIVNQEMVVRLGAVTGVGHARLILERFGKFWAAFSIGDLFLLNFLTIVTEFIGIAMALSFFGVEQAISVPVSAALLIIMVITGSFRRWERFMYLFIALNLILVPLLIIFCHPSAGQIMHDTFIPGLEGKFDSKALLLIIGIVGTTVAPWQLFFQQSNVIDKRITPRWIKYEQMDTYIGAFITAFGAAALIIAAAFAFNGTSFHGQFSDAGAVAKGFADVSGFWMGAMFSIFLLNASIIGAAAVSLSTAYAFGDTFGIKHSLHRNFKDARLFYVLYAGLVIVAAAIVLIPNAPLGLITMGVQALAGLLLPSATVFLLLLCNDKHVLGPWTNPTWLNVIGTVIIGVLMMLSFVMAITTVFPEIDVTILSLILATILTVGLLITGVIAFISRQKKNEGMVREPKLDKNSWRMSPLNSLPKPIWSTTKNLAMLCMWGYLGMTAIVLVFKVINMAIGA, encoded by the coding sequence ATGACCATAAATGAAAACGTCTCGTTGATTGAGCCAAATGTCTCCGTCGCTCGGAGCGCTGTGCTGGATGAGGCACATCTGGGCGACATCAAAGGCGCGTTGGGCACCATCCGGGTGAACGATACCACCCCGCGCCGCTCCTTGAAACAGAAAATCCTGACCATGTTGGCAATCATGGGACCCGGCTTGATCGCGATGGTGGGCGACAACGATGCTGGTGGAGTTGCGACCTATTCCCAAGCAGGGCAGAACTATGGAACCAGTCTTTTATGGGTAATTGTTTTACTCATCCCGGTTTTGATTGTTAATCAGGAAATGGTTGTTCGTCTCGGTGCAGTCACAGGCGTAGGGCATGCACGCTTGATTCTGGAACGCTTCGGTAAATTCTGGGCGGCTTTCTCGATTGGAGACCTGTTCCTTCTAAACTTCCTAACCATTGTAACTGAATTTATCGGTATTGCGATGGCGTTGAGCTTTTTTGGAGTTGAGCAAGCTATTTCGGTTCCGGTTTCAGCCGCTTTGCTGATTATTATGGTGATAACCGGCAGTTTCCGCCGCTGGGAACGTTTTATGTATCTCTTTATCGCACTTAACCTGATTTTAGTTCCGCTATTGATAATTTTCTGCCATCCTTCAGCCGGACAGATTATGCATGATACATTCATTCCGGGTCTTGAGGGTAAATTTGATTCAAAAGCTTTGCTGTTGATTATCGGAATCGTAGGTACTACGGTTGCACCTTGGCAACTATTCTTCCAGCAATCCAATGTAATTGACAAACGCATCACCCCGCGCTGGATTAAGTACGAACAAATGGATACCTATATCGGCGCTTTCATTACAGCTTTTGGAGCCGCCGCCCTGATTATTGCGGCTGCCTTTGCCTTTAACGGAACTTCTTTTCACGGACAGTTCAGTGATGCCGGTGCAGTAGCCAAGGGCTTTGCCGATGTATCCGGTTTCTGGATGGGCGCGATGTTCTCAATCTTTTTGCTTAACGCCTCTATAATTGGAGCCGCCGCCGTTTCGCTGTCCACCGCTTATGCCTTTGGCGACACCTTTGGTATTAAACATTCGCTGCATCGCAATTTCAAGGATGCGCGGCTATTCTATGTGCTTTATGCAGGGTTAGTAATAGTAGCGGCAGCAATAGTGCTAATCCCTAATGCCCCTCTTGGGCTGATTACTATGGGTGTACAAGCTTTAGCCGGATTGCTATTGCCCAGCGCAACGGTCTTTCTACTGCTGCTGTGCAACGACAAACATGTGTTAGGTCCATGGACTAACCCGACTTGGTTAAACGTTATTGGCACAGTTATAATCGGGGTACTGATGATGCTATCATTTGTGATGGCAATAACCACAGTTTTCCCGGAAATTGATGTAACCATCCTTTCGCTTATTCTGGCGACAATTCTCACCGTTGGGTTGCTGATCACTGGAGTAATCGCCTTCATCAGTCGGCAGAAAAAGAATGAAGGTATGGTTAGAGAGCCAAAACTAGATAAAAATAGCTGGCGGATGAGTCCTTTGAATAGTCTGCCTAAACCAATCTGGTCAACTACTAAGAATCTGGCAATGCTTTGTATGTGGGGCTATCTGGGAATGACTGCAATTGTGCTGGTTTTCAAGGTAATCAACATGGCGATCGGCGCTTAA